One Echeneis naucrates chromosome 16, fEcheNa1.1, whole genome shotgun sequence genomic window, acggcacacacacacacacacactcctaccCAACCCAGTGGACTTTGACGCTGCACTGAACGAAAGTAGGATAATATTCCAAGTGACTTTAagataacaaaaatgaaatataattttttttatattacacaCTGTGACTGTGTAACACTGTGTAACCATACCGGGAGGTCCACTTTTGAATAGAGAAATACGCACGTACATTTCTCCCCTCGAAACACTTTCCATCTTACTTACATGATGGAAGCAGGAACAAGTACAATTATAGCAGCAGCTACATTTCTGCTCGTAGTGAGCTAGACATATTCGACAgcacaaggagagagaggaggtgtttgtgcttttaagTGAGCCTTCCTCACTCATGGCTGTTTACAAAAGGTGTGAAGACGAGGTGTAAGACAAAGACTTATTGTTTTTTAGCTTTGATGTACTGcaacaaatttattttattcatgttggAGCTGCGGCCTACTGAAGCAacttctgctctctgtctttctctgtctcatccctcaccctctctcctcTCGGCCTCCCTGCGCTGACTCTTCATGCTGATCTCGGCCCTCAGTGTGGTGATCTCCAGCTCGTACTCCTGGGTCTCCTCGCTGAGGCGCTGCAGCTCAGCCCGCCGGCGGCACAGCTCCTCTTGGAGGGAGGCGATGtcattctccctctctgccgCAGCCTCCTCTGCGGCCTGCTGGAGAAGGAGCACTTCCTCCTGAGCTGCACGGAGCTCCTCCTGGGCCTCAGTCAGCtcgctctccttctcctcctccagactgtccatctcctcctgcaCAGAGCGCAGCTGGGCTGTGGggagaccaggaggaggatgttAGGTTTTCTTTATGGGGGATGAGtgggtgatgtgtgtgtgtgtgtgtgtgtgtgtgtgtatgtgtgatctCACCTGAGGTTTTGCAACAGTGTTCctgcacatgtttgtgtgtgtgggtggtgtgttcctgcatgtgtgtgtgtgtgtgtgcatgccgAATGAGTGGGTACTGTTTGAAAGAGGTGCTGATGTAACTGATGGTAACAGACTTGTTCTTTCAGGGTCAGAATCCAATTATTAGTTAAGTATTTTCAGGATGGGAAACTTTTCTCTACCGCTCATATTAACTAAAGAGTAATTCTGCTATTTTAAAGTATAGCAGCAATATAGCAGCTTCCAACATGTACAATGttgtttgtgcagtttttttcttttttcattatatACGAACATACAATCAGCAATCAACTTTTTCGAGACTAATTGTATTAAGACTGGTGCATTTTACTAAACCCTTTGTGGGTTAAGTTTGATATCAGACAATTATATCTTTGTGTGACGTGAATGAagtctttctttgcttttagatgtctatataaatatataggGCGGCACAGTGGattagtggttagcgctgttgccccacaacctTCAGCAGTTCTCTGTTGAAGGTTGCTTTATTTTGTTACCTTGCAGATTCTGGATCTGTCGGGTGAAAGCTTCAGCCTGATGAGCACTGGCCAGACGCTCGTCCTCCAACAGACCTGGTGGAGAGGTCCGTGAGGTGAGGAGGGTGGAGATGGGGGCGTGCGAATTGGGAAGAGCGATAAGAGGAAAATGTCAGTTCAGCAGCCAATAGAAAGATGACAACTTGATAAGCAGTTCAACCTTGAGGCATGGCTGAATGACACAAGCAGCTTTCACTATTCCGTACAATGTGAGCTGGACAAAGAGCAATAGTATTTAAATGTGTTACTCATTCATaaataccctaaccctaacccaaatacTCTAAatactctaaccctaaccctaacaattCATTAGACAGTGAATCTAATAACATTTgaggacagaaggaaaaaataaagattatttcTACTGTGCGTTTTATCTCTACTACTGATATTTTCACACCCGTTTCCttgctttttggttttatttggtgtgCTGTGCCAAGCACTTTTCGGCCAGATGCACTGATTATTAACAGATGACTTTAACACAACACCAGCAGTAGATGTTTTAAACAAAGCACGGTAACTTGAGCTGAGTATTCTTAAAGGAAGTATTTGTAGAGCTCCTATTGTGGCACAGGCAACGTTAGCATTGGCAGCTGTTCACTCATCATGATCTTGCCGAGAGCTTCTGTGACCATTGTACCACAGAGGTTAAGAGGTAATAATATCTGCTCTTAGCAGTGCCATTTTTTCAGGGAGGACCAAACTTTACTCCGTCTCAATATTGGAAGAGAGAACTGCTTATTGTGCAAATGAAGTGAAAGATAATAAGATAGTATataaaatgtcttatttatttatttacttatataaatacaaacaaaaacaaaaatgttgctTTCTGTCACTAGCCCTTTGGACTGTTAAGTAAACACCTCTTAATGCTGCTGTAGGCTGCACAGCGTGGGCTACAGTAGCAAATCCCGAacttaacattttctttcttttttgtttgtttgtttgtttaagtcAACccactgtttcatttcaaactgaactaaataataaaacagaaataaaaacgCCCAGTTAGAGGACCCTGCTATTTTACACTGGCATTCGTTGACCCCCAGAGGATGAAGTCTGCTGATTTCATCAAAAGTTCATTGATCACAATCATTTGTTTCAAGCTCAAAAATCTTCATAATCTTCATAATTGTTACTCTATCTGCCTCAGCTCTGCTTTTTGTCTATTGATAATCAGCATTTACAAGATGATTATTTTACAAGAACTAAAACTACTAGAATATGTTTGACACTTTTACCAAGTTAgcttttgaaattaaatgattaaatacaACTTCACGGGCCATTACCCTGGCCTAACcttatgtaaatgtaaataactTTGGTTGAATGAGAAAATACAGTCCCTTTCATCGGTTGACGTTTggccacattttcattttattcctcttttctAGACTTTTCCCACCGCTACGGTGAGTGAAGTGCAACTGGCGAATTGTCCTAATAGTGATCAACAGCCATGAATTTATCCTAAATCTTTACCTCCATCTCAGTTAACATGATTTGTGACCATGCAAACTGTGGACCCAACAAACAGCTGCCAGCACTCAAAGTAGCTGACGGTTCCCAGTGGGTGCCGTTGTGGTCTTTTTTTGCGACATCCAGTCTGGAAGCTTCCTTCAGGATTCAGGCAGTTGTCTGAGGAATGCCTTCACTGCTGCCAGACAAACAACTGAGCTCACCGCGCCATGTTTTTCAGCAGGACACACAGTTATATACACTCGCCCATACACACAGGCAGAGTGAGCTCACTGTAGAGCCATACCTAAGCCCTTAGTCACTGCTAGTGTCCCTGAACATTAGGCTCATCATTTCTAAGATATGATGCGATGCTCCATTTAGCAGCTATGAGTAGCTGGCTGTGTCAGTGACCGCATATAAACGTTTGCGCCTCGATGTATTCACCTAGATTGTGATGAACAGGTTATGTCTtggctggaaaatgaaatagttTAGGATTGGGACGGGGCTTTTCTCCAGTGATAtatgtacactaccagtcaaaagtttggacacacgttCTCATTCagatgaacaggaaagtgtttCCAAACCTCTGACTGGTATTGTATACTGcgtgaaaatgtaaacaattgCTGAGCTGTAAAGTGATAATGTTTCTTGGATTGACCTTTCTTAATCCATAAAGATGAGATGTTGACATCTCCTAAATGTAAACCCATCTGACATTTTATAAGGGACAAAGTGAAAGAGTGTTATTCTTATATTTTGTGAGTAAGTGATTTTTTGCTGCTCACATGTAGGTGATCAATGGAGGCAGTGTAACAATTCAAAAACAATTGTCACCTGAAAAATGTTGTCTTGTCTTCACGaatgtgtggactgctgtcaAAACAAGCGGGAAGTGAAAATTTCTGAGATtaaaattttgtgtgtgtatattccTCTCTTGGGCACGCTGGCCGTGGCTGTGGAAGTTGGTCCTATCGATTTGCTGCAGGCAAAGTTAGCCGCATACTTTGCTACAGCAGCCATGGGGAATATCCAGGAGTTTGTTTTGAGAATTAACACTGAATGTCATTTGTGTTGAACTGAGAAATGTAGCTTCTCTTGATCAGTGATCAGTGTCTTGCTGAGCTCTGTATCCCACAAATCTTCACTACAGATGCGGTAAGTAAAGTGTTGTCATGACTTATGGCCACAATAAAACTTGCCAAGGTTGACACAATTGGATGGGTGATGGACGACACACTGGGTGTGTTAGGATTAGATCTTGATTTGTGGTTACGTGGCTGTTTGTAAATAACAGATAAAAGATTGTTACGAAGGAAAGTTAATGATTTATGGCAACAAAGAATGTATGAGGAGTCTGAGAGATCTCACCTTGCAGCTCATGAAAGCTCTCCTGGTGTTTGTTGGATGTCTCCCTGGCGTCCTctagctccagcagcagctgtagcaCCTGGGCCctgagctcctccagctcctgctcctctgtcagcagatcctgctccctcttcctcttctcttccccttcacattcctcctcctccttcagcttcttctcttccccTTCCACCTCCTGACCTCTCTCCTGGTCAATATCTTCCTTCTCGTTGTTTTCCTCCAGGACGCCTCTCTCCTTGGCTGTTATCTCGTTGTCCATTCTTGGGCTGCTTTCTGCTTTCAGATCGCACGGGTCATCTAATGGAGGGATGGCAGTGTGTATTAGAAAGGGATGCCTTAtagggaaagagagggagacagattTACAGGTGACATAGTCATCAGTCATGCTGTAAACGCACCACATTGTGTGTTTACCCTTGAATCAACAGCACCACCTTGTGATTAAACTTGCACTGCAGCTATTGCAACACAAGCCTCTATTCGACTCATGCGCCTCAATTTAACA contains:
- the LOC115057014 gene encoding coiled-coil domain-containing protein 136-like isoform X3, producing MDGLRLPPLIEEALDSTDDPCDLKAESSPRMDNEITAKERGVLEENNEKEDIDQERGQEVEGEEKKLKEEEECEGEEKRKREQDLLTEEQELEELRAQVLQLLLELEDARETSNKHQESFHELQGLLEDERLASAHQAEAFTRQIQNLQAQLRSVQEEMDSLEEEKESELTEAQEELRAAQEEVLLLQQAAEEAAAERENDIASLQEELCRRRAELQRLSEETQEYELEITTLRAEISMKSQRREAERREGDVDLLKEECRMLREECQALKEDNMRLSDRLQLLQRQRTCSSVYLSLKEEDAGEDTEGKETESGSDEVMTESYMTMAKSENCCLVDASIQKNISFDGKPMTPTGWNGGVGEIFSLRDQLKQAEEKASQVQRERFIHASEHPVLSIPFIGMIVILAVVWCWLSELASQRARGVR
- the LOC115057014 gene encoding coiled-coil domain-containing protein 136-like isoform X2, producing MDNEITAKERGVLEENNEKEDIDQERGQEVEGEEKKLKEEEECEGEEKRKREQDLLTEEQELEELRAQVLQLLLELEDARETSNKHQESFHELQGLLEDERLASAHQAEAFTRQIQNLQAQLRSVQEEMDSLEEEKESELTEAQEELRAAQEEVLLLQQAAEEAAAERENDIASLQEELCRRRAELQRLSEETQEYELEITTLRAEISMKSQRREAERREGDVDLLKEECRMLREECQALKEDNMRLSDRLQLLQRQRTCSSVYLSLKEEDAGEDTEGKETESGSDEVMTESYMTMAKSENCCLVDASIQKNISFDGKPMTPTGWNGGVGEIFSLRDQLKQAEEKASQVQRECDGLKMELQELQVLYDSSQRERAELEEELQRCKAELEKLSGGAQRFIHASEHPVLSIPFIGMIVILAVVWCWLSELASQRARGVR